In a genomic window of Rhopalosiphum maidis isolate BTI-1 chromosome 4, ASM367621v3, whole genome shotgun sequence:
- the LOC113550342 gene encoding vesicle transport protein GOT1B, whose protein sequence is MSSMFEITDLQKIGVGLAGFGISFLFLGMLLLFDKGLLAIGNILFIVGLSCVIGVQRTLKFFFQRQKIKASLSFFGGISVVLFGWPIVGMLFEIYGFILLFSGFFPVVINFMRRVPLLGTLLNLPGITGLLDRVAGDTRRTMDFN, encoded by the exons atgtcttCAATGTTTGAAATAACTGATTTACAAA aaATCGGAGTTGGCCTGGCCGGTTTTGGAATATCGTTCCTATTCCTGGGCATGCTGTTGCTGTTCGATAAAGGACTTTTAGCCATTGGCAAT atATTGTTCATAGTGGGTCTTAGTTGTGTTATCGGTGTACAACGAACTTTAAAGTTCTTTTTCCAGAGgcaaaaaatcaaagcatcTTTATCATTTTTTGGTGGGATTTCAGTTGTCCTTTTTGGATGGCCAATTGTAGGAAtgctatttgaaatttatggattCATACTTCTATTCAG TGGTTTCTTTCCAgtagttataaatttcatGCGCCGAGTACCATTATTGGGTACTTTACTCAATTTGCCTGGCATTACTGGA ctGTTAGATCGAGTGGCGGGTGATACGAGACGGACAATG gatttCAATTGa
- the LOC113550337 gene encoding signal recognition particle 54 kDa protein: MVLADLGRKITSALRGLNNASVINEEVLNSMLKDICAALLEANVNVMLVKKLRENVRNVIDFDEMAGGLNKRRMIQSAVFKELVKLVDPGVKSYQPVKGRPNIIMFVGLQGSGKTTTCTKLAYYYLKKNWKTCLVCADTFRAGAYDQLKQNATKAQIPFYGSYTEVDPVVIAQDGVDMFKKEGFEIIVVDTSGRHKQEASLFEEMLQVSNTIKPDNIVFVMDATIGQACEGQARAFKDKVNIGSVVITKLDGHAKGGGALSAVAATKSPIIFIGTGEHIDDFEPFKTKPFVSKLLGMGDIEGLIDKVNELKLEDNEELIEKIKHGQFTIRDMYEQFQNIMKMGPFSQIMGMIPGFSQDFLSKGSEMESMARLKKLMTIMDSMNDGELDHRDGAKLFTKQPGRIIRVSQGAGVTEREVRELISQYTKFAGVVKKMGGIKGLFKSGDMSKNVNPSQMAKLNQQITKMMDPRVLQQIGGMPGLQNVMRQLQQGAGGGLGNLMGGLGK, translated from the exons ATGGTTTTGGCCGATTTGGGCCGCAAGATCACTTCGGCCCTTCGGGGTCTGAACAACGCCAGCGTCATTAACGAGGAG GTATTGAACTCCATGCTGAAAGATATCTGTGCAGCGCTGCTTGAAGCCAACGTCAATGTTATGCTAGTCAAAAAACTTAGAGAAAATGTACGTAATGTCATTGATTTTGATGAGATGGCTGGAGGTCTTAATAAGAGGCGAATGATACAGAGCGCAGTATTCAAAGAACTAGTGAAA tTAGTAGATCCTGGTGTAAAATCTTATCAGCCAGTAAAAGGCCGACCAAACATAATCATGTTTGTAGGACTACAGGGTTCCGGTAAGACAACAACTTGTACCAAGttggcatattattatctaaaaaaaaattggaaaacttGTCTGGTGTGTGCGGATACCTTTCGTGCTGGAGCATATGATCAGTTAAAACAGAATGCTACTAAAGCTCAAATACCGTTTTACGGAAG ttacacAGAAGTAGATCCTGTTGTGATAGCTCAAGATGGTGttgatatgtttaaaaaagaaGGTTTTGAGATAATTGTTGTTGACACTAGTGGACGACATAAACAAGAAGCTTCTCTATTTGAAGAAATGTTACAAGTGTCAAATACTATT aaacccGATAACATAGTATTCGTTATGGACGCAACAATCGGTCAAGCTTGTGAAGGACAAGCTCGAGCTTTTAAAGATAAAGTTAACATTGGTTCTGTAGTGATAACTAAGCTTGATGGACATGCAAAAGGAGGAGGAGCACTTAGCGC TGTGGCAGCTACAAAAAgtcctattatttttattggtactGGAGAACACATAGATGATTTTGAACCATTTAAAACAAAGCCGTTTGTTTCTAAATTGCTTGGTATGGGTGATATTGAAGGGCTTATTGACAAagtaaatgaattaaaactgGAAGATAATGAAGAgctgattgaaaaaataaaacatgggCAATTCACAATTAGAGATATGTACGagcaatttcaaaatataatgaagaTGGGCCCATTTTCACAAATCATG ggtatGATACCAGGATTTAGTCAAGACTTTCTATCTAAAGGTAGTGAAATGGAATCTATGGCTCGATTAAAAAAGCTTATGACAATCATGGACAGTATGAATGATGGag AACTTGACCATAGAGATGGAgcaaaattgtttacaaaacaACCAGGACGTATAATTAGAGTTTCCCAGGGAGCCGGTGTTACAGAACGTGAAGTACGAGAACTTATATCTCAATATACAAAGTTTGCTGGAGTTGTAAAAAAGATGGGTGGAATTAAGGGATTATTTAAGAGTGGTGATATGTCCAAGAATGTCAATCCATCACAAATGGCTAAGCTTAATCAACAAATCACAAAAATGATGGATCCCAGGGTTTTACAACAAATTG GTGGAATGCCAGGATTGCAAAATGTTATGCGGCAGTTACAACAAGGTGCTGGAGGAGGTCTTGGTAATTTAATGGGTGGTTTAGGcaaataa